The genomic interval ACGCGGCCACCGAGTAGTCGGCGCGCGGCTTGTCGGAGTCGCCGTGGCCGAGCAGGTCGGGGGCGATCACGGTGTGGGTGCGGGCAAGATCGGGGATCAGTTCGGCCCAGGTCGCCGAGGAGTCGCCGATGCCGTGGATGAGGACGAGCGGCGGCCCCTCGCCCGCCCTGCGGAAGGCCCGGCGGTAGCCGTGCACGACGCGGTACTGCAACGCGAGTTCCGCGTCGCCCACCGAGCGCAGCCGGACCGCGCGCACCGGGCGCCGGAGCGGGTCGTCGACCACGTGCTCACCCTCCCCTGTTCCTGGCCGCCGCGCCACGGCAGCAAGCCCTTCCTCCCAGCGTAGGGCTGCTTTCCGCACGGTGATTTCGGTGAGGTTTCGCCTCCGCTAAGAGGTCATTTCAGTTGGTGAGTCGGCGGTGACATATGAGTGTCGCGGCGATGGCGGTGAAGGCGAGGAAGTGTTCAGGCTTGCGCTCGTAGCGGCGGTGCAGGCGTCGGCAGCCGGACAGCCAGGACACGGTCCGCTCCACGACCCAGCGGTGCCGGCCCAGGCGTTGGGATGACTCGATGCCTTTACGGGCCAGGCGGTGCCGGATGCCACGGGACGCCAGCCATCGTCGCAGGTGGCGGTAGTCGTAGCCCTTGTCCCCGTGCAGCTTGCCGGGCCGTCGGCGGCGGGGACCGCGACGTGAACGGATCGGCGGGATGCCGCGGACCAGCGGTATCAGTGCCTGGCTGTCGTGGAGGTTCGCCGCGGAGATGCCGATCGACAGAGGCAGACCACGGCGGTCCACGATCAGGTGGATTTTCGAACCCTTCTTGCCGCGGTCGGTCGGATTCGGTCCCGTCAGCTGCCCCCTTTGAGGGCCCGGACGCTGACGGAGTCGATCGCGCACCGCGACCAGTCCAGTCCGCCGCGGGAACCAAGTTCGTCCAGGACCAGCCGGTGGAGCTTGGCCCACACCCTGGCCTCGGTCCACTCGGTGAACCGGCGAAAGGCGGTCACGCCCGACAGGCCGAAGCCCGGCGGCAGTTGGTTCCAGGTGCAGCCCGAGGTGGCCACGAAGATGATCGCGGCCAGCACTTCACGGTCCCCTCGCCGCCGATGCCCTCCACCCTGCGGGCGTTCCGGGGCCGGCGGGACCACCCGCTGGAACAACTCCCACAGGTCCTCCGGCGCCAACCGTTCGACAAGCGCAGCAGTCATCACCTCAGACTGCCGCAAGATCACACCAACTGAAATGACGTCTAAGCGGGCGAACGAACCGGCGCGGAAGCCGGATTGTCAGTGGTGGGCGGCAAGCTGGAGACGCACACCCGTATGACCGGCAACGACTTGGGGAGAGCCGCCGATGCCCACCGCCGTACTGACCGACCGTGAGCGCACCGCCGTCCAGGCGTATCTGCGGCTGCTGCACACGGTCCGAGCCGCCTTCGACACCGCGGACGGCCCGCCCGACACCGCCCGGCCACCGGTCGTCCCGCCGGCGGTCCTCGCCGAGGCCGAGCAGGCCCTGGCGGAGGCGGGGCTCGCGGGCAACGAGGAGGCGTTCTTCGGGTTGCTGCACAGCTGGTGTCCGCCGGAGTTCTAGCGGAGTCGAGGGGTCGTGCCGCGCGTTCAGGCGTGCGGCACGGTCACCGAGGTGGCCACCAGGCCGTCCCGGACCGTCCAGCGGCCCTCGAGGACGCCGCGCCGCTCGCCGCCCACCAGCGGGCCGGGGACGAGGAGTTCGGCGCGCAGCGTGCCGCTGACGGGCCGTCCGGGGGCGACCAGGATGTCGATGTCGGCCTCGGAGAAGTCCAGCCACGTCCCGGTGAGCGGGAACCACGCCTTGTAGACGGACTCCTTGGCGCTGAACAGCAGCCGGTCCCAGTGGACGTCGGGATACGTTCTGGCGAGTTCCCGCAGCCTGACCCGCTCCCCCGGCAGCGAGACGCTCTCCAGCACGCCCTCCGGGAGTGGCCCGTGGGGTTCGGCGTCGATCCCGAGGGAGGCCAGGTCGGCGGAGCGGACCAGGGCGGCGGCGCAGTAGCCGTCGCAGTGGGTCATGCTGCCGGTGAGTCCGGCCGGCCACCGCGGGGCGCCGCGTTCTCCGGACAGGACCGGCTGCGGCGGCACACCGAGCTTCTCCATCGCCCGGCGGGCGCAGGCCCGCACGACGGCGAACTCGTGGCGGCGTTTGGGGACGGCGAGCGCGACGAGCGCGGCCTCCTCGGGGTACAGCGCGGTGTTCCCCGGCTCGTCGTGGCCGTGGACCTCGACCGCCACCACCGAGTCCGGCAGGAGTTCCTCGATCACAGCGCGCCGACCTCCCTGGGCACGATCCGGCGCAGCCGGCCGGGCGGCTCCGTCCGCTTGCGCCACTCCCGCGGATAACCCACCGACACCTCCTCGAAGCGGACACCCTCGTGCCAGGTGGTCCGCGGGATGTGCAGATGGCCGTAGACCATGGTCTCGACGCGGAACCTGCGGTGCCAGTCGGCGGTCAGCGCGGTGCCGCACCACATGGCGAACTCGGGGTACCACAGGACGTCCATGGGGTGCCGGTCCAGCGGGTAGTGGTTGACCAGCACGGTGGGCAGGTCGTCGGGGAGCGCGGCGAGTCTGCGCTCGGTCTCGGCGACCCGGGCCCGGCACCAGGCCTCGCGGGACGGATAGGGGTCGGGGTGCAGCAGGAACTCGTCGTTGCAGACGATGCCGGTGCCGTGCGCGTACTCCAGGCCCTGCTCCTTGGTGGCGCAGCCGGCGGGCAGGAAGGAGTAGTCGTACAGCAGGAACAGCGGGGCGACGGCGACGGGGCCGCCGGGGCCGTCCCAGATCGGGTAGGGGTCCTCCGGGGTGAGCACGCCGAGCTCCCGGCACATCTCGACGAGGTGCTCGTAGCGGGCGACCCCGCGCAGGGTGACGGTGTCCTTCGGGTGGGTCCACAGTTCGTGGTTGCCGGGGGCCCAGACGACCTGGCGGAAGCGGCCGGCGAGGGTCTCGAGGGCCCAGTGGACGTCGGCGACGGTCTCGGCGACGTCACCGGCCACCAGGAGCCAGTCCTCGTCGGTGCCGGGGCGCATCCGCTCGACGAGCGAGCGGTTCTCCGGATAGCCGATGTGCAGGTCGCTGACGGCCAGAAGCTGTGCCGTCCCACCGGCCGTAGACGTCACCTCTCGCCCCCTCCGAGCACCTCAGTTGGGACCACGAGATCACATTAGTTTGCCTGGTACAAGAGTGGCCCGGGGCGACGGAGTTCCATGATCGGAAATTCCGTAACACGGGCGTTGCACGCGTGGCCCATTGAAAGCCGTATGATCGCCCCAACACCACCGCAGTGAACTTCCCTTCGCAAGGGCGGTTTGGTGTCCCTCCAATCACCCTGCCCGGGCACGGGCCCGCTTCGCCCTGCCCGAAAACCCCGAAAGGCGGCCTGAATGCACTCTCGCGTACGCGTCTGGCTCAACCGCACGTACGCGGAGAACGTGTTCTTCATGGATCAGCTGCGGCGAAATCCCAGCGACAGAGCCGTCGAGATCCATGCGACGCACGGTGACGCCGACTCGCCCGTGCTGGCCGCCGCCGACACCGCCGAGCTGGAGCCGGAGGGGCTGTCCCCAGCCGCCTACGTCGAGTTCGCCCTCGACCAGTGCCAGAAGCGGGGCATCGACGTGTTCGTGCCCCGGCTGCACCAGGCGGCGATCGTCGCCCACCGCGCCGACTTCGCCGCGCTCGGAACGGCGCTGCTCGCGCCGCCGCCGGAGGCCGTCGCCGTCTTCCACGACAAGGTGATCGCCTATGAGGCGGTCAAGGCGGTCGGTGTGCCGGTGCCGCCGTGGTGGCGGGTGCGGACCGCGGACGAGCTGGTCGCGGCCGTCGAGGAGCTGGAGGCCGACGGCCACAAGGCCTGCTTCAAGCCCGCGTCCGGTGCGGGCGGGGTGGGCTTCCGGATGATCACACGCGCACCCTTCTCGCTCGCGCAGCTCAACGGGTTCCCCAGCCCCTACGTCTCGCTCGACACGGTCGTCGAGGCCCTCTCACAGGCCGACGAGCCGGTGGACTGGCTGGTCATGCCGCGCCTGGAGCAGCCGGAGGTCTCGGTGGACACGCTCACCGGACCCGACAACCGGGTGCGGCTCGCGATCGGCCGCACCAAGAACGGACGGCGTCGCGGGTTCACGCAGCACGAGCAGTGGCTGGAGCCGGCGCGGCTGATCGCGGAGGGGTTCGGGCTGCACTACCTGTCCAACATCCAGTTCCGGATGCTGGGCGACCGGCCGGTGCTGATGGACGTGAACACGCGTCCGGCGGGCGGTCTGCACCAGCTGTCGTTGTGCGGGGTCAACGTGCCCTGGGCCGCTGTGCAGTTGGCGCTGGGTGAGGACACCGGGGTGATCGAGCCGCCGTTCCTGGGACAGGACTACACGGTGGTGTCGGGGCCGAGGCAGTTGCGGCCGGTGTCGATTCCGGCTCAGCGGGCCGAGGTACCGGAACCGTTGCCCGCCGTGCCGGCGCCTGCGGCCGCCGAGGCGGTTGTCGTCGAGGCAGCGGGGCAGGTGCTGCCGCTTTAGGTTGCCTGCCGGGTGCGGAACCGTCGTGGTTGATCGCGCCCCTGGACACCTCACCCCCACCGGTATGGACCAATCCTGCCGCTCATCTTGACAGGCCGATTGGTCCATACCAACTTGGTTGCGCACCCCCTGCACCACCTCTCTGCACTCCCGAACACCCCCATTTCTTCAGGGAGATCGCGTGCGCAACCCACTCAGACGTTCCAGAGTCCTCGCTCTACTCGGCACCGCCGCTCTCGCGCTGGCCGGAGCCGTCGCCCTCCCCGGCACGGCTCAGGCGGCCAACGTCCTGACCAACCCCGGCTTCGAGTCCGGCAGCCTCTCCCCCTGGACCTGCACCGGCAACCTCGGTTCGGTCGTCTCCTCGCCCGTCCACGGCGGCTCCAAAGCCCTAGCCGGGGCGGTGAGTTCGAGCGACAACGCGCAGTGCAGCCAGACCGTCTCCGTGCAGCCGAACACCACCTACAGCCTCAGCGGCTGGGTGCGCGGCTCCTACGTCTACCTCGGCGTGAACGGCGGGGCCTCCACCTGGACGACGTCGCCGTCGGCGTACAGCCAGCTGTCCGTCTCCTTCACCACCGGCGCCTCGCAGACCAGCGCCACCGTCTACGTCCACGGCTGGTACGCCCAGGGCACCTACTACGCCGACGACATCAGCCTCGACGGGCCCGGAGGCGGGGGCTCGGACACCCAGGCGCCGAGCACGCCGACCGGGCTGGCGTCCACGGGCAAGACGTCGTCGAGCGTGTCGCTGAAGTGGAACGCCTCGACGGACAACGTGGGGGTCACGGGGTACGACGTCTACAGCGGCTCCAACAAGGTCCTCACCGTCTCCGGTACCTCCGCCACCGTCAGCGGGCTCTCGCCCAGCACGTCGTACACCTTCACCGTGAAGGCGCGCGACGCGGCCGGGAACACCTCCGGGGCGTCCAACTCCGTGAGCGTGACGACCGACGCGGGCAGCGGGAACCCCACCGGCTTCAAGCAGGCCGCGCCGTATCTGTACGAGGGCTGGGGCGATCCGCCGAGCCCGAGCACGGTGATGAGCGCGACCGGCGTCAAGTGGTTCACGATGGCGTTCGTGCTGGACTCCGGTGGC from Streptomyces sp. CC0208 carries:
- a CDS encoding metallophosphoesterase gives rise to the protein MTSTAGGTAQLLAVSDLHIGYPENRSLVERMRPGTDEDWLLVAGDVAETVADVHWALETLAGRFRQVVWAPGNHELWTHPKDTVTLRGVARYEHLVEMCRELGVLTPEDPYPIWDGPGGPVAVAPLFLLYDYSFLPAGCATKEQGLEYAHGTGIVCNDEFLLHPDPYPSREAWCRARVAETERRLAALPDDLPTVLVNHYPLDRHPMDVLWYPEFAMWCGTALTADWHRRFRVETMVYGHLHIPRTTWHEGVRFEEVSVGYPREWRKRTEPPGRLRRIVPREVGAL
- a CDS encoding carbohydrate binding domain-containing protein, with translation MRNPLRRSRVLALLGTAALALAGAVALPGTAQAANVLTNPGFESGSLSPWTCTGNLGSVVSSPVHGGSKALAGAVSSSDNAQCSQTVSVQPNTTYSLSGWVRGSYVYLGVNGGASTWTTSPSAYSQLSVSFTTGASQTSATVYVHGWYAQGTYYADDISLDGPGGGGSDTQAPSTPTGLASTGKTSSSVSLKWNASTDNVGVTGYDVYSGSNKVLTVSGTSATVSGLSPSTSYTFTVKARDAAGNTSGASNSVSVTTDAGSGNPTGFKQAAPYLYEGWGDPPSPSTVMSATGVKWFTMAFVLDSGGCNPAWDGSRPLTGGVDQSAINQIRAAGGDIVPSFGGWQGSKLGANCSSASALAAALQKVIDAYSLKAIDMDIENSDEFENEAVQARILTALKTVKANNPGLKTIVTFGTTTTGPTYYGNRLIEQAQSLGANIDVFTIMPFDFGGGSDMYGSTVNATEGLKAKLKSTFGWDDATAYSHIGISGMNGLSDQQENTTPAIWTQIRDWANSRHLARLAFWSVNRDRPCPGGGVVSNCSGISQSNWQFTSITAGFTG
- a CDS encoding ATP-grasp domain-containing protein — protein: MHSRVRVWLNRTYAENVFFMDQLRRNPSDRAVEIHATHGDADSPVLAAADTAELEPEGLSPAAYVEFALDQCQKRGIDVFVPRLHQAAIVAHRADFAALGTALLAPPPEAVAVFHDKVIAYEAVKAVGVPVPPWWRVRTADELVAAVEELEADGHKACFKPASGAGGVGFRMITRAPFSLAQLNGFPSPYVSLDTVVEALSQADEPVDWLVMPRLEQPEVSVDTLTGPDNRVRLAIGRTKNGRRRGFTQHEQWLEPARLIAEGFGLHYLSNIQFRMLGDRPVLMDVNTRPAGGLHQLSLCGVNVPWAAVQLALGEDTGVIEPPFLGQDYTVVSGPRQLRPVSIPAQRAEVPEPLPAVPAPAAAEAVVVEAAGQVLPL
- a CDS encoding IS5 family transposase (programmed frameshift), with protein sequence MTAALVERLAPEDLWELFQRVVPPAPERPQGGGHRRRGDREVLAAIIFVATSGCTWNQLPPGFGLSGVTAFRRFTEWTEARVWAKLHRLVLDELGSRGGLDWSRCAIDSVSVRALKGQLTGPNPTDRGKKGSKIHLIVDRRGLPLSIGISAANLHDSQALIPLVRGIPPIRSRRGPRRRRPGKLHGDKGYDYRHLRRWLASRGIRHRLARKGIESSQRLGRHRWVVERTVSWLSGCRRLHRRYERKPEHFLAFTAIAATLICHRRLTN
- a CDS encoding 4'-phosphopantetheinyl transferase superfamily protein, with the translated sequence MIEELLPDSVVAVEVHGHDEPGNTALYPEEAALVALAVPKRRHEFAVVRACARRAMEKLGVPPQPVLSGERGAPRWPAGLTGSMTHCDGYCAAALVRSADLASLGIDAEPHGPLPEGVLESVSLPGERVRLRELARTYPDVHWDRLLFSAKESVYKAWFPLTGTWLDFSEADIDILVAPGRPVSGTLRAELLVPGPLVGGERRGVLEGRWTVRDGLVATSVTVPHA